Proteins co-encoded in one Vicia villosa cultivar HV-30 ecotype Madison, WI unplaced genomic scaffold, Vvil1.0 ctg.000567F_1_1, whole genome shotgun sequence genomic window:
- the LOC131629465 gene encoding NAC domain-containing protein 73-like yields the protein MIEEEKEEKYINMTHCNEVQNNHSINVEGRKDSLIRTCLTCGHHIKCQDQGGGINDLPGLPAGVKFDPTDQEILEHLEAKVRSDIHKLHPLIDEFIPTLEGENGICYTHPEKLPGVSKDGLIRHFFHRPSKAYTTGTRKRRKVHSDHEDGSETRWHKTGKTRPIYNNSKLKGYKKILVLYTNYGKQRKPEKTSWVMHQYHLGNDEEEKEGELVVSKVFYQTQPRQCGGNSLMMKESIVKGQSGNNIEVMNGEKSISGSFVEYYHSNFISFDQGNQHRSSSNNAQVISHFEGAPI from the exons ATGATtgaggaagaaaaagaagaaaaatatataaatatgactCATTGCAATGAGGTTCAAAATAATCATAGCATCAATGTTGAAGGAAGAAAGGACAGTTTAATTAGAACTTGTCTCACATGTGGTCATCATATCAAATGCCAAGATCAG GGTGGTGGAATTAATGACTTACCTGGATTACCTGCTGGAGTGAAATTTGATCCAACAGATCAAGAGATTCTTGAACATTTGGAAGCAAAAGTGAGGTCTGATATTCATAAACTCCATCCTCTAATTGATGAGTTTATACCTACTCTTGAAGGAGAGAATGGAATTTGCTATACTCATCCAGAGAAATTACCAG GTGTAAGCAAAGATGGCCTAATCCGCCATTTCTTCCACAGACCATCCAAGGCATACACAACAGgaacaagaaaaagaagaaaagtacATTCAGATCACGAAGATGGCAGTGAAACCCGTTGGCACAAAACAGGAAAAACAAGACCAATCTACAACAATTCCAAGTTAAAAGGATACAAAAAAATCCTCGTACTTTACACTAACTATGGAAAGCAAAGAAAGCCAGAGAAAACAAGTTGGGTGATGCATCAATATCATCTAGGGAatgatgaagaagagaaagaaggagaGTTAGTTGTGTCCAAGGTTTTCTATCAAACTCAACCAAGACAATGTGGTGGCAACTCATTGATGATGAAAGAGTCTATTGTGAAGGGTCAAAGTGGGAATAATATTGAGGTAATGAATGGTGAGAAGAGTATTAGTGGATCATTTGTTGAGTATTATCATTCAAATTTcatatcatttgatcaagggaatCAACATAGATCATCTAGTAATAATGCTCAAGTGATTTCACATTTTGAAGGGGCTCCTATTTGA